A section of the Telopea speciosissima isolate NSW1024214 ecotype Mountain lineage chromosome 3, Tspe_v1, whole genome shotgun sequence genome encodes:
- the LOC122654860 gene encoding lamin-like protein: MEGWSRRSGGIVELWCIITFLALTFAVSVYGDQRIMVGGAQMWNPNVNYTKWSANQHFYVGYWLYFVYDKRYYSVLEVNKTGYERCSTDHLIGNFTGGAGRDVVLLNESRPYYFITGGGYCWNGMKLSVLVEENPPVPALAPTNNASPPSRSLCWVLVTIVVAWTSSFFIFSDI; encoded by the exons ATGGAGGGTTGGAGTAGAAGATCAGGAGGAATTGTAGAGTTGTGGTGCATAATAACCTTCTTGGCACTGACCTTCGCTGTTTCGGTTTATGGGGATCAGAGAATCATGGTTGGAGGAGCGCAAATGTGGAATCCGAATGTTAATTACACGAAATGGTCCGCAAACCAACATTTCTACGTCGGCTACTGGCTCT ACTTCGTATATGATAAGAGGTATTACAGCGTTCTGGAGGTGAACAAGACTGGTTACGAGCGTTGCTCAACGGATCACCTAATCGGAAATTTTACGGGTGGAGCAGGGAGGGACGTGGTTCTACTCAACGAGTCTAGGCCTTATTATTTCATCACCGGTGGTGGGTATTGTTGGAACGGCATGAAACTTTCCGTTCTTGTTGAAGAAAATCCGCCGGTACCAGCTCTTGCTCCGACTAATAATGCCTCGCCGCCCTCAAGATCCCTTTGCTGGGTTCTTGTCACTATTGTGGTGGCCTGGACCAGTTCGTTCTTCATATTCTCTGATATATAG
- the LOC122654274 gene encoding lamin-like protein, whose protein sequence is MEVGKQGIASPRVVVTVTVALLFLMISGVSSVRYIVGKDLGWTTNVNYTVWAENKHFYVGDWLFFVYDRNMMSVLEVNKTAYDQCIETDPIHNWTTGHGRDVAPLNETKQYYFISGKGFCFGGMKLSVLVENPPPPPTASPTTMNEKSGSAPSSFSRYRAHHHIVLPAAFAIAALWDSFLRFW, encoded by the exons atggAGGTGGGGAAACAAGGCATTGCGTCGCCGAGGGTGGTGGTGACGGTAACAGTGGCATTGCTGTTTTTGATGATATCAGGTGTGTCCTCCGTCAGATACATAGTTGGAAAGGACCTTGGATGGACCACCAATGTCAACTACACCGTTTGGGCCGAAAACAAACACTTCTACGTTGGCGATTGGCTCT TTTTCGTGTATGATAGGAACATGATGAGCGTGTTGGAAGTAAACAAGACGGCCTATGATCAATGCATAGAAACTGATCCAATCCACAACTGGACCACTGGACATGGAAGGGATGTGGCTCCCCTTAATGAGACCAAGCAATACTACTTCATCAGTGGTAAAGGTTTCTGCTTCGGTGGAATGAAGCTCTCCGTGCTTGTCGAAAACCCCCCGCCGCCTCCGACAGCATCTCCGACGACGATGAACGAAAAGAGCGGATCTGCTCCTTCATCCTTTAGTAGATACAGAGCCCACCACCACATTGTTTTACCAGCTGCGTTCGCCATTGCTGCCCTTTGGGACTCATTCCTTCGTTTCTGGTAG
- the LOC122656267 gene encoding uncharacterized protein At5g01610, with amino-acid sequence MEKALTKVGSLKAGSFWISRKAKEEISNITEDITSISNTVEEKAKWIFNKLKGKPSKALPDLLREYNLPSGLFPRNITCYEFDESKAKLIVYLPSTCEISYKDSSVIRYATRVKGVLTRGKLSSVEGMKTKVLVWVKVTNVTVESSKSDKVWFTAGVKKSRPKEAYEIPRDAIKVEEF; translated from the exons ATGGAGAAAGCTCTGACGAAGGTGGGAAGCTTAAAAGCTGGGAGCTTTTGGATTTCCCGTAAAGCCAAGGAGGAGATCTCCAACATTACTGAAGACATCACT TCTATCTCCAATACTGTTGAAGAGAAGGCTAAATGGATCTTCAACAAACTAAAAG GCAAGCCTTCAAAGGCCCTACCAGATCTCCTTCGAGAGTACAACCTACCATCAGGCCTCTTTCCCCGGAATATTACTTGTTATGAGTTCGATGAATCAAAGGCTAAGCTGATCGTGTACCTGCCTTCTACCTGTGAGATTAGCTACAAGGACTCCTCTGTTATAAGATACGCTACTCGTGTCAAAGGGGTGCTGACAAGGGGAAAGCTCAGTAGTGTTGAAGGAATGAAGACTAAAGTCCTGGTATGGGTTAAAGTCACTAATGTGACCGTTGAGAGCTCCAAGTCAGACAAGGTTTGGTTCACGGCTGGTGTGAAGAAATCAAGACCAAAGGAAGCATATGAGATTCCTCGTGATGCCATTAAAGTGGAAGAGTTTTAA